Genomic window (Gemmatimonadaceae bacterium):
GTTCCGTCGCGCGATGGCCGCAATGCGCGCCTCCTGCAACGAGTCGGCGCTCATGTTCACGCGGTCGAGCCCCGCCGCCGCCAGCGCCGGCGCCAGCTGCGGCAGGCGCACGCCGTTGGTCGAGAGCGCGATGTCCTCGATGTGCGGGACTGCCTTGAGCATCCCCACCAACGTGGGGAGTTCGGGGCGAATGGTCGGCTCGCCCCCCGTGATGCGCAGCCGCCGCAGCCCCAGCGGGGCAAGCTGGCGCACAACCTCGGCAATCTCCTCGTACGAGAGGATGTCTCGCTTCGGAAGCCACTCCAGCCCTTCCAGCGGCATGCAGTACAGGCACCGGAAGTTGCAGCGATCGGTGACCGAGATGCGCAGGTATTCGATGCCGCGCCCAAACTGGTCTTGCAGCACGAGCCCGCTCATGCGCGCCCCTCCTGCGGTGCACCCGTGATCACCGATTCCCCCGCGCGCGCTGTGCCCCCCGACCGCGTGGGATCGACCCATTCGCGCGTGCCATCCACGTAGTGCTCGCGCTTCCAGATGGGGACGCGGCGCTTGAGCTCCTCGATGGCGTAGCGCATCGCGTCCATCGCCGCCCCGCGGTGAGGGTGCGATATGGCAATCGCCACGCTCGCCTCGGTGAGCGCCAGGTAGCCCAGGCGGTGCTCGATCACCACGTGCTCGGTCGCGAACGCTTCACAGGTCTCGCGCGCGATCGCGTCCAATTCGCGTTGCGCCATCGTCTCATAGGCCGAGTAGTCGATCCCCGCCACATCCCTACCCTCGTTCACTTCCCGCACGGTGCCGACAAAAAGGGTCGATGCCCCTGACGAGGGGGCGTTCACCTCGGCCAGCAGGGCGGCCGCGTCGATGGCACCGTGCACCAACGCCGCGCGCATCAGCCCCCGGCCACCGGAGGGATGATCGCCACCTCATCGCGCTCGCTCACCGCGTCGTCGAGGGAGGCGTAGCTCTCGTTGACCGCGACGAGCGGTTGCGGCGGGAGCTTCGCGGTCGTGGCGCGCGCGCGCACCGACGCCAGCACGTCACGAACGCGCGCCGTGGGGGCGATTTCGACGTCGATTGCCGACGCGCCGAACGCCTCGGCGTACGACGCGAACAGGAGAACCCTGACCGTTGGCATACGAGGGAAGACTAGCCCGGGGGCAGCGCCACGCAACCGTGGCCGGGGGGTGCGGCCGCACGTGAAAACGCCCCATCCGGCTGGGCCGGCGGGGCGTCAATGCTGCCTCGAGATTGCCGCGATGACACGAGGCTCACGCCTCGCTCATCTCCTCCTCATGATCGTCATCCCAATCGTCCAGGTCTGCGCCATCGAGCGGCTCGAGATCGGCGACCATCGCACGCAGCTCCTTGGACGGCTTGAAGACGGGGACCGGGCGGGCCGAGACCTCGACGGGAGAGCCGGTTCGCGGGTTACGCGCCATGCGGGTCTTGCGGTGCCGAATCTTGAACGTGCCGAAGCCCCGAACCTCGATGTTCTTCTGGGCCTGCAGCGCTTCCTTGATCGCCTCGAGGAACGAATCGACCACGCGCGCGCAGTCCTTCTTCGAGATCATCGGCCCGGCCGTGCGGGAAATCTGCTGCGTGACGCGCTCGACGAGGTCGGCTTTGGTCATTGCGTAATCTCGAACAGGACGAGGTCCGAAGGCTCGAAAGTTTGGTCGAACATAGAACGCTTAGCTATTGTGTGTCAAGCGTTTGGACCACTTCGCCCGACCTCTCCTCTCACCGCATTGATGAACTGCCGGAACAGCGGACGGGCGTCATGCGGCCCCGGCGCAGCCTCCGGATGATACTGCACCGAGAAGATCGGCAGCGTGCGATGCCGCAACCCCTCGACCGTTCCGTCGTTGAGGTTGATGTGGGTCACCTCGAGTTCCGGCGCCCCCGGGATCTCGCGCTCGTCGCCCTGGACGGCGAAGCCGTGGTTCTGCGACGTGATGAGGACGCGGCCCGTCGCGAGCTCCTTCACCGGCTGGTTCCCCCCGCGATGCCCGAACGGGAGCTTCACCGTCGAGCCGCCAAAGCTGAGGCCGATGAGTTGGTGCCCAAGGCAAATCCCGAACACCGGCACTCCCGCCTCACCAATGCTCCGGATCGCCGCCGGGGCGTAGGCGACGGCGGCCGGATCGCCGGGGCCGTTGGAGAAAAAGACGCCGTGCGGCTTGAGCGCGAGCACCTCGGCCGCCGAGGTCGTGCTGGGGACCACGGTGATGCGGCAGCCGTGCGCCTCGAACAGTCGGAGGATGTTGCGCTTGATCCCGAAGTCGTAAGCGACGATGTGATACGGGGCGTTCTCCGCCCCCCAGTGATAGACCCTATCGGTGGTCACGACCGACGCCAGGTCGAGCCCTTCCATCGACGGGCAGGCATCGAGCGCCGACTGCGCCTCGGCCGTGGCCGCCTCACCGGCGCCAATGACGCCACGCATGACGCCCGCCGAGCGCAGGTGCTTGGTGAGCCGGCGCGTGTCGATCCCCTCGAGGATCGGGACCCCCGCGTTGCCTAACCACGAGCGCAGATCACCGCTCGCGCGCCAGTTCGAGAAGGTGCGCGAGAGCTCCCGCACCACGACCGCCGCCACCTGCGGACGCCCCGACTCGGGGTCTTCGGCGTTGACGCCGTAGTTGCCGATCATCGGGGCCGTCATGACCACGATCTGCCCGCGATAGGACGGGTCGGAGAACGTCTCCTGGTAGCCAGTCATGTTCGTGGTGAACACGA
Coding sequences:
- a CDS encoding integration host factor subunit beta, with amino-acid sequence MTKADLVERVTQQISRTAGPMISKKDCARVVDSFLEAIKEALQAQKNIEVRGFGTFKIRHRKTRMARNPRTGSPVEVSARPVPVFKPSKELRAMVADLEPLDGADLDDWDDDHEEEMSEA
- a CDS encoding molybdenum cofactor biosynthesis protein MoaE, translating into MRAALVHGAIDAAALLAEVNAPSSGASTLFVGTVREVNEGRDVAGIDYSAYETMAQRELDAIARETCEAFATEHVVIEHRLGYLALTEASVAIAISHPHRGAAMDAMRYAIEELKRRVPIWKREHYVDGTREWVDPTRSGGTARAGESVITGAPQEGRA
- a CDS encoding MoaD/ThiS family protein, yielding MPTVRVLLFASYAEAFGASAIDVEIAPTARVRDVLASVRARATTAKLPPQPLVAVNESYASLDDAVSERDEVAIIPPVAGG
- the carA gene encoding glutamine-hydrolyzing carbamoyl-phosphate synthase small subunit — encoded protein: MTAHADLPGFLLLEDGTLFHGRLAAPAPVTVAEVVFTTNMTGYQETFSDPSYRGQIVVMTAPMIGNYGVNAEDPESGRPQVAAVVVRELSRTFSNWRASGDLRSWLGNAGVPILEGIDTRRLTKHLRSAGVMRGVIGAGEAATAEAQSALDACPSMEGLDLASVVTTDRVYHWGAENAPYHIVAYDFGIKRNILRLFEAHGCRITVVPSTTSAAEVLALKPHGVFFSNGPGDPAAVAYAPAAIRSIGEAGVPVFGICLGHQLIGLSFGGSTVKLPFGHRGGNQPVKELATGRVLITSQNHGFAVQGDEREIPGAPELEVTHINLNDGTVEGLRHRTLPIFSVQYHPEAAPGPHDARPLFRQFINAVRGEVGRSGPNA